The following are encoded in a window of Paenibacillus polymyxa genomic DNA:
- a CDS encoding amino acid adenylation domain-containing protein, with amino-acid sequence MKWNMLHGTLADYPREKTIHQLFEEQVERTPDHIAVVFGDKHLTYADLNKQANQLAHVLRAKGLDNDEAVGIMVECSLEMIIGIFGILKAGGAYVPIDPEYPKERIRYMLTDSGANLLLTQLPIHQQTELASVVLDLLDKRNYGKETGNLTSNQGSDTLACIMYTSGSTGEPKGALTMHYNIIRVVKKTNYIQFSTKDRILQVASFSFDGSTFGIYGALLNGGTLVLNSQDQTMNARELSSVLRTQQITKCFVTTALFNALVDVDPDCFATIETLLFGGEKVSVSHVRKAFARLGPGRLIHVYGPTESTVFATYYPIDHLDENANTVPIGKPISSTKVYILDQEQHPLPQGVAGELYIAGDGLVKGYLNRPELTEERFIQSSWVPGGRLYRTGDWVQEQADGNIEYISRIDDQVKIRGFRIEPGEIESHLLKVDDIQEAAVIAREKEAGQKQLEAYFTATKKLTADEIKTALSIKLPNYMIPSFYIQLEQMPLTLNGKLDRKALLALEENIHGGAEYVSPKPGLETKLMDIWQDVLGVQQFSVLDSFFDLGGHSIHALTLMSRMERAGYHATLTDIYHYKTIQALADYLRSTQNSVIGSQKQQGIIETTQELMSWLHQETDGVYELVKYQVRDFIHEVRDIQVLYCDTAADVNHIMRIMDGKIAQELLPHYIVPLHQKAKMADPYWTMDEEEFFQRLGLKSMDLDQAASLRKRLEDDYLRKDQWIKTGQVAQEYPLSGIQQMQISFHTPPSLGIFRLDECVNYDFLDQAYALFIQSQGLLRSVPVQRHGWTYWREYVLCSDGLPKLNIIDVSDYNPCGPITGMINDYVTNTRFAGEHTLFHMFVLKRNLREHYVITIYHHAICDRVTSEVAERQLIAYYRSLLQNRPLPKDEVKPYVEYVKQIQSGPKGITEQELISAFNLEAFQKSKQNVFQAPKLRTSTEAYLFNVSIPAENPSLEFALSVYTKGLQTYLGMDKLPLLFLYDGRRYDEAAYYNTAGEFIDFVPMLMELKQNPDEMMQSVRSRLDLLKHHTINFMHLFTSPDYKDKWKRARTLAQFGKQYEQLDLFMFNYLGNSAKAGSKYSNYYDDTVIKQPNPLPIYSLFNCIASSYTDGLIFSIRCSYEIEVKEVRAAFYQAAGMASRIGEV; translated from the coding sequence ATGAAGTGGAACATGTTACACGGTACGTTAGCGGATTACCCGCGGGAGAAAACGATTCATCAATTGTTTGAAGAGCAGGTTGAGCGCACACCGGATCACATAGCGGTTGTATTTGGGGACAAGCACTTGACGTATGCTGATCTGAACAAACAGGCTAATCAACTAGCACATGTTTTGCGGGCTAAAGGTTTAGATAATGACGAGGCTGTCGGAATTATGGTCGAATGTTCATTGGAAATGATCATCGGAATTTTCGGGATTTTAAAAGCTGGGGGAGCCTATGTGCCGATTGATCCTGAATACCCGAAGGAACGTATACGCTATATGCTGACGGATTCTGGTGCAAATCTCCTGCTGACCCAGCTTCCAATCCACCAACAAACAGAGCTCGCCAGTGTTGTACTGGATTTGTTGGACAAGCGGAACTATGGGAAAGAAACAGGGAACCTCACATCTAATCAAGGTTCCGATACTCTTGCTTGCATTATGTATACGTCTGGCTCTACCGGCGAACCTAAGGGCGCCCTGACGATGCACTACAATATTATACGTGTTGTTAAAAAGACAAATTACATCCAATTCTCGACTAAAGATAGGATATTACAAGTGGCCAGTTTTTCGTTCGATGGTTCTACATTTGGTATTTATGGGGCTTTGCTTAACGGAGGCACTCTCGTATTGAACTCACAAGATCAAACCATGAATGCACGTGAGCTATCAAGCGTCCTACGGACACAACAGATCACGAAATGCTTCGTCACGACAGCACTTTTTAATGCATTGGTGGATGTGGATCCCGATTGCTTTGCAACTATTGAAACCTTGCTATTCGGTGGTGAGAAGGTTTCAGTCAGCCATGTGCGTAAAGCGTTTGCCCGTCTAGGTCCGGGCCGTTTAATTCATGTCTATGGACCGACAGAGAGCACGGTATTTGCTACTTATTACCCGATTGATCATTTGGACGAAAATGCAAATACCGTACCGATCGGCAAACCAATCAGCAGCACGAAGGTTTACATCTTGGATCAAGAGCAGCATCCTCTGCCGCAGGGAGTTGCAGGTGAACTGTACATCGCTGGCGATGGATTAGTTAAAGGTTATTTGAATCGTCCAGAGCTGACAGAAGAGAGGTTTATTCAGTCTTCATGGGTACCTGGAGGCAGGTTGTATCGAACTGGAGATTGGGTGCAAGAGCAAGCGGACGGAAACATCGAATATATCAGCCGGATCGACGATCAAGTGAAAATACGGGGTTTTCGAATTGAGCCTGGGGAAATAGAGTCGCATTTATTAAAAGTAGATGATATACAAGAAGCGGCAGTTATTGCCCGTGAAAAGGAGGCCGGTCAAAAGCAGCTGGAAGCATACTTTACGGCGACCAAAAAACTGACAGCAGATGAAATTAAAACCGCTCTCTCTATAAAGCTGCCGAATTACATGATTCCATCTTTTTATATACAACTAGAGCAAATGCCATTGACACTGAATGGTAAGCTGGACCGCAAGGCACTGTTGGCCCTTGAAGAGAATATACATGGTGGTGCAGAATATGTGTCTCCGAAGCCGGGACTGGAAACGAAGCTGATGGACATCTGGCAGGATGTATTGGGTGTGCAGCAGTTCAGTGTTTTAGATAGCTTCTTCGACCTCGGTGGGCATTCTATTCATGCGCTTACATTAATGTCGAGAATGGAGCGTGCAGGATATCACGCCACTTTAACAGACATTTACCACTATAAAACGATTCAGGCACTCGCTGATTATCTTCGTTCAACTCAGAATAGTGTTATAGGGTCCCAAAAGCAGCAGGGCATCATAGAAACAACACAAGAGTTGATGTCTTGGCTTCACCAAGAAACAGATGGTGTTTACGAGCTGGTGAAATACCAAGTAAGAGATTTTATTCACGAAGTTAGAGATATTCAGGTGCTTTACTGCGACACGGCGGCCGACGTAAACCATATCATGCGGATCATGGATGGGAAAATAGCTCAAGAGCTACTGCCTCACTACATTGTACCACTGCATCAAAAAGCTAAAATGGCTGATCCATACTGGACCATGGATGAAGAGGAGTTTTTCCAGCGTCTGGGCTTAAAAAGCATGGATCTGGATCAGGCGGCAAGTTTACGCAAGCGGCTGGAAGACGATTATTTGAGAAAAGATCAGTGGATTAAAACAGGGCAAGTGGCACAAGAATATCCGCTAAGTGGAATTCAACAAATGCAAATTTCGTTTCATACACCTCCAAGCTTAGGTATATTTAGGCTAGATGAGTGTGTGAATTACGATTTTTTGGATCAGGCTTACGCTCTTTTTATACAAAGTCAAGGATTACTGAGAAGCGTCCCGGTCCAAAGACATGGATGGACTTATTGGAGGGAATACGTACTTTGTAGCGATGGTTTGCCAAAGCTCAACATCATTGACGTGTCGGATTACAATCCATGTGGTCCTATTACGGGCATGATAAATGATTATGTAACGAACACCCGATTCGCCGGAGAACATACTTTGTTCCACATGTTTGTGCTGAAACGAAACTTGCGTGAACATTATGTCATTACTATTTATCATCATGCGATATGCGATCGGGTGACCTCGGAAGTAGCCGAACGACAGTTGATTGCTTACTACAGGAGTCTGCTTCAAAATCGACCCCTTCCTAAGGATGAAGTGAAGCCCTATGTGGAGTATGTTAAACAAATCCAAAGTGGACCGAAAGGAATCACGGAACAAGAATTGATATCAGCCTTTAATCTGGAAGCGTTCCAAAAAAGCAAGCAAAACGTCTTCCAAGCTCCGAAGCTTCGAACGAGCACAGAAGCCTACCTGTTTAACGTAAGTATCCCTGCTGAAAATCCTTCTTTGGAGTTTGCGCTTTCTGTCTATACAAAGGGCTTGCAAACTTATTTAGGTATGGATAAGCTACCATTGTTATTTTTATATGATGGAAGAAGGTACGACGAGGCGGCTTATTATAACACGGCCGGTGAATTTATCGATTTTGTGCCTATGCTGATGGAACTGAAGCAGAATCCAGATGAAATGATGCAGTCTGTCAGAAGCAGACTAGACTTATTAAAGCACCACACGATTAATTTTATGCATCTTTTTACGAGTCCTGATTACAAAGACAAGTGGAAACGTGCCAGAACACTTGCACAGTTTGGGAAGCAGTACGAGCAACTAGACTTATTCATGTTTAACTATTTAGGAAACAGTGCCAAAGCAGGCTCAAAATACAGCAATTATTATGATGATACTGTCATAAAGCAACCAAATCCGCTGCCGATCTATTCACTGTTCAATTGCATTGCTTCTTCCTACACGGACGGCCTTATTTTTTCTATACGATGCAGTTACGAGATAGAGGTTAAGGAAGTCAGGGCTGCTTTTTATCAAGCTGCAGGTATGGCATCCCGGATAGGGGAGGTTTAA
- the glsA gene encoding glutaminase A, which yields MTSEWQRLQTKLPEWVEQSRHEYIHGKVAAYIPELSKAPADALGIVVMNGAGETVVAGDTEIQFTMQSISKVFTLILALMDNGEDVVFSKVGMEPTGDRFNSMLKLELVEPGIPFNPLINAGAIAVSSLIRGNSPEERFARVLQFFRLLTHNDTLEYDQDVYDSESATGHLNRSLAYFLMEKGILRGHVEDVLEVYFRHCAVKLNCTDLARMGLVLAYNGRDPVTGIPLIPRRYVQIAKTFMTTCGMYDASGEFAIQVGLPAKSGVSGSIMTMVPGRYGIGLVGPSLNRMGNSTAGVHLLEKMSRDLDWSLF from the coding sequence ATGACATCGGAGTGGCAGAGATTACAGACCAAACTGCCGGAATGGGTAGAACAAAGCCGTCATGAGTATATTCATGGCAAGGTAGCAGCATATATTCCCGAACTGTCCAAAGCACCAGCCGACGCGCTGGGTATTGTAGTAATGAACGGTGCGGGTGAAACTGTGGTAGCCGGAGATACGGAAATCCAATTTACGATGCAAAGTATCTCAAAGGTATTTACGCTCATTCTGGCCTTGATGGATAATGGAGAGGACGTTGTCTTCTCTAAGGTGGGTATGGAGCCTACCGGAGACCGTTTTAATTCCATGCTAAAGCTAGAACTAGTTGAGCCGGGCATTCCGTTTAACCCACTGATTAACGCCGGAGCAATCGCAGTCTCCTCTCTGATTCGCGGGAACAGTCCAGAAGAGAGATTTGCCCGTGTTCTCCAATTTTTCCGCCTGCTTACCCACAATGACACATTGGAATATGATCAGGACGTCTACGATTCAGAATCAGCTACAGGCCATTTGAACCGTTCCCTTGCTTATTTTCTAATGGAAAAAGGAATTTTAAGAGGTCATGTGGAGGATGTGCTTGAAGTTTATTTCAGACATTGTGCTGTCAAATTGAACTGTACTGATTTAGCTCGTATGGGACTTGTATTAGCTTACAATGGTCGAGATCCAGTGACAGGTATACCGCTGATTCCCCGCCGCTATGTACAGATCGCCAAAACATTTATGACGACATGTGGCATGTATGACGCCTCAGGAGAATTCGCCATTCAAGTCGGACTACCTGCCAAAAGCGGCGTATCAGGCAGTATTATGACGATGGTACCCGGACGATATGGCATTGGACTGGTTGGACCTTCTCTGAACCGTATGGGCAACAGTACAGCTGGTGTACACTTGCTGGAGAAGATGTCTCGGGATTTGGACTGGAGCTTGTTCTAA
- a CDS encoding VOC family protein produces MTAHIHDNTKIGQVSLKVSNLERSIQFYTEVVGFQLLRQTANTAELTVDGKHALLILNYIENAVILPRQSAAGLYHFAILLPNRVALGLSLRNLLAYEIEIGQGDHDVSEALYIHDPDNNGIEIYADRPRDQWKKDANGFYMMGTDPVDAEDLVAISENLPWQGLPQGTVIGHVHFHVSNLLKAQQFYCDVLGFDITCRYGSSALFVSAGGYHHHMGLNIWAGEGAPPAPEHAAGLDYFELIVPDQKELDAIVARLEAAGYGVQEREGAKYVADPFRIQIKLINGQIS; encoded by the coding sequence ATGACAGCACATATACATGACAACACCAAAATTGGGCAGGTTTCATTAAAAGTTAGTAACTTGGAGCGTTCTATTCAATTTTATACAGAGGTGGTTGGTTTTCAGCTACTGCGTCAAACGGCGAATACCGCCGAATTGACTGTCGATGGGAAGCATGCGCTACTGATCCTTAACTATATTGAAAATGCAGTTATTCTGCCGCGTCAATCTGCTGCCGGGTTATATCATTTTGCTATTCTTTTACCAAACCGTGTAGCTCTGGGCCTGTCCTTACGTAATCTGCTGGCTTATGAGATTGAAATCGGACAGGGAGATCATGATGTAAGTGAAGCCCTCTATATCCATGATCCCGATAATAACGGAATTGAAATCTATGCAGATCGTCCCCGTGATCAATGGAAAAAGGATGCTAATGGATTTTACATGATGGGAACAGATCCTGTGGATGCAGAAGACTTGGTTGCGATTTCCGAAAATCTACCTTGGCAGGGACTACCTCAGGGAACGGTAATCGGGCACGTCCACTTCCATGTGTCTAATTTGCTCAAAGCACAGCAATTTTATTGCGATGTGCTTGGCTTTGACATTACGTGTCGGTATGGCTCTTCAGCCTTGTTCGTTTCCGCAGGTGGTTACCACCACCATATGGGCTTGAATATATGGGCAGGTGAAGGAGCCCCACCAGCTCCTGAGCACGCTGCCGGATTGGATTATTTTGAATTGATCGTACCAGATCAGAAGGAATTGGATGCCATTGTCGCTCGTTTAGAGGCAGCAGGCTATGGAGTGCAAGAACGCGAGGGCGCCAAGTATGTAGCTGATCCGTTCCGCATTCAAATTAAACTGATTAACGGTCAAATCTCGTAA
- a CDS encoding DoxX family protein — translation MSSASRNISTIMRVALGILFLAHGIAKFQMGLGNVAGWFASIGVPGFLGYVVAVIELVGGIALILGLLTRYVSGLLVIVLIGAIFTAKLTGGLMGNGQGAGYELDIAFILVALHLVFAPTTRLSLDSLFGRRESTEK, via the coding sequence ATGAGTTCAGCAAGCAGAAACATTTCTACAATTATGCGGGTGGCACTGGGAATTTTGTTTTTGGCACACGGAATTGCTAAATTCCAAATGGGGTTGGGTAATGTAGCAGGCTGGTTTGCCAGCATTGGCGTTCCAGGATTTCTAGGTTATGTCGTTGCGGTGATTGAGTTGGTCGGCGGGATTGCATTGATTCTTGGATTGCTAACTCGTTATGTATCTGGGCTTTTGGTTATTGTTTTGATCGGCGCCATTTTTACAGCAAAACTGACCGGCGGGTTGATGGGGAATGGTCAAGGCGCTGGCTATGAGCTGGATATTGCTTTTATTCTGGTAGCTCTTCATCTGGTATTTGCACCAACGACTCGCTTGTCTCTGGACTCTTTGTTCGGGCGTCGTGAGTCAACAGAAAAGTAA
- a CDS encoding helix-turn-helix domain-containing protein, giving the protein MSIGCNIRAARKRKNLSIQQICERTGLSQGFMSQVENNKTSPSIATLDSIANALKVPLAFLLLKDEERMQVIRKDERRKTLYGKNNLQVDHLGGQGNVKMMLVDMPPGSSTEEEHAHGGDEIHFILEGTVYVEQGEDSATLEAGDSFSWRAAIPHYAKNVGDNNARILISVFLEADNDA; this is encoded by the coding sequence ATGAGTATAGGATGCAACATACGCGCTGCTCGTAAACGTAAAAATTTATCCATCCAGCAAATATGCGAACGAACCGGACTATCGCAAGGGTTTATGAGTCAAGTAGAAAATAATAAAACCTCCCCTTCCATCGCTACATTGGACAGTATCGCTAATGCGCTTAAGGTCCCTCTCGCTTTTCTGCTTCTTAAAGATGAGGAACGGATGCAAGTAATTCGCAAGGACGAGCGCCGTAAAACCTTATATGGTAAAAACAACCTCCAGGTTGATCATTTGGGAGGACAAGGAAACGTTAAAATGATGCTGGTGGACATGCCGCCAGGCTCGTCTACAGAAGAGGAGCATGCTCATGGGGGAGATGAGATTCATTTTATCTTGGAGGGCACGGTATACGTGGAGCAAGGCGAGGATTCAGCTACCCTGGAAGCAGGAGATTCCTTTAGCTGGAGAGCAGCTATCCCCCACTATGCCAAAAACGTAGGAGATAACAACGCCCGAATTCTGATCTCCGTGTTTCTCGAAGCAGATAATGACGCTTAA
- a CDS encoding phosphodiester glycosidase family protein: protein MKPEVLPKRAVARRQKNRKKKRKGKFGRFILRLFIVFLVAGIGGGAWLFLTSSGKDMRYLAADTLITTQHRHWAKYFIGEAEAKKRVAEYSARFEAMGEEKDRHTINLPDLIPTKVQQTPLVEVEEVSGRNYHGYVMTVHDPTKIRLGVPAKVGRGERVSSMVERLGAVAGVNGGGFADPNWNGNGFKPIGVVISQGEIYYNDMGKNASVQIVGIDQQGKMIAGHYSLSELSKMNVQEAVTFQPRLIVNGKGLIRNASEGWGIAPRTAMGQRADGAIIFVTIDGRQPGYSIGANLYDMQNILLKHGAVIGANLDGGSSTVLVKDNAIVNKPSSEYGERYLPTAFLVFEHPETVSIPNIWEGLNPGDIDAAKKR, encoded by the coding sequence ATGAAACCGGAAGTCTTGCCAAAGCGTGCAGTAGCTCGCAGGCAGAAAAATAGAAAAAAGAAACGAAAAGGAAAATTCGGTCGTTTTATACTGCGACTGTTTATTGTATTCCTGGTAGCAGGAATAGGGGGCGGTGCGTGGTTGTTCTTAACGTCATCTGGCAAGGACATGCGCTATTTGGCTGCGGATACGCTGATCACGACCCAACATCGTCACTGGGCAAAGTACTTTATCGGTGAAGCAGAGGCGAAAAAACGTGTGGCTGAATATTCCGCCCGTTTTGAAGCGATGGGTGAGGAGAAGGACAGACATACAATCAATCTGCCTGATCTGATACCGACCAAAGTACAACAAACGCCGCTGGTTGAAGTGGAAGAGGTATCGGGCCGTAACTATCATGGCTATGTTATGACGGTACATGACCCCACTAAAATCCGGCTCGGGGTTCCTGCCAAGGTCGGCCGGGGAGAACGGGTATCTAGTATGGTCGAGCGTTTAGGGGCTGTTGCTGGCGTAAATGGTGGTGGCTTTGCCGATCCCAACTGGAATGGGAATGGTTTTAAACCGATTGGCGTTGTCATTTCCCAGGGCGAGATATACTACAATGATATGGGCAAAAATGCCTCTGTTCAAATCGTAGGTATTGATCAACAGGGAAAAATGATAGCCGGTCACTATTCGTTGTCCGAGTTGTCCAAAATGAATGTGCAAGAAGCGGTTACTTTTCAACCACGCCTAATCGTGAATGGGAAAGGTCTGATTCGCAATGCAAGCGAGGGGTGGGGAATTGCTCCCCGTACCGCAATGGGGCAAAGAGCAGACGGGGCCATTATATTCGTGACCATCGACGGTCGTCAGCCTGGGTACAGCATTGGTGCTAACTTGTATGATATGCAAAATATTTTGCTTAAACATGGAGCGGTTATCGGTGCTAATTTGGATGGAGGTTCTTCAACGGTGCTCGTCAAGGATAATGCCATTGTAAACAAGCCTTCTTCTGAATACGGAGAGCGGTATTTGCCGACTGCGTTTCTCGTATTTGAGCATCCAGAGACTGTTAGTATCCCGAACATATGGGAAGGTCTGAATCCTGGAGACATTGACGCAGCCAAAAAAAGATAG
- a CDS encoding potassium/proton antiporter, giving the protein MEQTTVINLIVLLLSGLLLVGVLTTKFSSRFGMPALVLFIAVGMVLSQFIYFDNAFITQLVGILALIVILFEGGMQTKFADVKPVIRPALSLSTLGVIITTVVIGVCAKFILGVSWMESMLFGAIVGSTDAAAVFSVLGGKNIKKRITSTLEAESGSNDPMAVFLTITLIELIHHPEQSIWIHILLFLWEMGFGLVVGFVLGRIGVYAINKMNFDSSGLYPVMALAFAVLTYAAASLLEASGLLAVYVMAIVLGNSDLTYKRSIIHFNNGFAWMVQIMMFVLLGLLVFPDQLLGIAWQSLALSFILMLVARPIGVFLSLLFSRYSVREKTLLSWAGLRGAVPIVLATYPLLDEMDVGPLFFNVVFFVVLTSAIIQGTTISWLAVKLGLMDPNETSSPSLLELVSLGKTTSEINHIQVQKGMSIAGKAIQDIQLPEDILFTAIIRNDQIIAPRGTTVIEPGDTLYVLSPKLKRQQMKELFMLLEPEAAP; this is encoded by the coding sequence ATGGAACAGACAACCGTTATTAATTTGATTGTACTTTTGCTGTCCGGCTTGCTGCTGGTCGGCGTGCTGACTACCAAATTTTCCAGCCGTTTCGGTATGCCTGCGCTCGTTTTGTTTATTGCCGTAGGTATGGTGCTCAGTCAGTTTATTTATTTTGATAATGCCTTTATCACACAGCTAGTTGGCATTCTCGCGCTCATTGTAATCTTGTTTGAAGGCGGGATGCAGACAAAGTTTGCAGACGTTAAACCAGTTATTCGACCTGCGTTATCATTATCAACGTTAGGGGTCATCATTACGACCGTAGTTATTGGCGTATGTGCCAAGTTTATTTTAGGCGTAAGCTGGATGGAATCCATGCTGTTTGGCGCTATTGTCGGATCGACCGATGCGGCAGCCGTGTTTTCCGTTCTAGGAGGTAAAAACATCAAAAAACGAATTACCTCAACGCTCGAAGCGGAATCCGGCAGTAATGACCCGATGGCTGTATTTCTCACGATAACATTGATTGAGCTGATACATCACCCTGAGCAATCCATTTGGATACATATCTTGTTATTTTTATGGGAAATGGGTTTCGGTTTAGTCGTTGGTTTTGTACTCGGACGCATAGGTGTATATGCGATTAATAAAATGAATTTTGATTCATCCGGTTTGTATCCTGTGATGGCGCTGGCATTTGCGGTCTTGACGTATGCGGCGGCATCGTTACTGGAGGCAAGCGGATTGCTGGCGGTTTATGTCATGGCCATTGTCTTGGGAAATTCCGACTTGACCTACAAGCGATCCATTATCCATTTTAACAATGGTTTCGCCTGGATGGTACAGATTATGATGTTTGTCCTGCTCGGGCTATTGGTCTTTCCCGATCAATTGCTGGGCATTGCGTGGCAAAGCTTGGCGCTCTCCTTCATCCTCATGCTCGTGGCTCGTCCGATAGGCGTATTCCTAAGCTTACTTTTTTCCAGGTACTCTGTGCGCGAGAAGACACTGTTATCCTGGGCAGGACTGCGGGGGGCGGTACCTATTGTACTAGCAACCTATCCTTTACTGGATGAGATGGATGTAGGACCCTTGTTTTTTAACGTTGTATTTTTCGTCGTGCTCACTTCTGCGATTATTCAAGGTACCACTATTTCGTGGCTAGCGGTGAAGCTTGGCTTGATGGACCCTAACGAGACGTCATCTCCTTCACTGCTGGAATTAGTTTCTCTGGGAAAAACCACTTCGGAAATCAACCACATTCAGGTACAAAAAGGGATGTCTATTGCGGGCAAAGCGATTCAGGATATACAGTTGCCTGAAGATATTTTATTCACAGCCATAATTCGGAACGACCAAATTATTGCCCCGAGAGGCACGACGGTGATTGAACCGGGCGATACATTGTATGTGCTTAGTCCCAAACTCAAGCGACAGCAGATGAAAGAACTGTTCATGCTGCTCGAACCAGAGGCTGCTCCGTAA
- the fumC gene encoding class II fumarate hydratase — protein MNYRIEKDTLGEIKVPADRLWGAQTQRSKENFPIGSEKMPLEVIQAFAVLKKSAAISNYKLGKLSQEKQDAIIYAADEILAGRVDDHFPLVVWQTGSGTQSNMNVNEVIAHLGSQWLQEQGKDTKLHPNDDVNMSQSSNDTFPTALHVAGVIAVEDRLLPAIDKLKETFQQKSEQFKDIIKIGRTHLQDATPLTLGQEISGWYAMLDKSKRIIIDTVQYMKELAIGGTAVGTGINAHPEFGSRTSAEISSFTGKTFTSAPNKFHALTSHDEVVAVHGAVKALAADLMKIANDVRWLASGPRSGLGEITIPANEPGSSIMPGKVNPTQSEALTMVVTQVMGNDAAIGFAASQGNFELNVFKPVIIYNFLQSVHLLADSMIAFNDNCAIGIEPDLAKIEHNLNNSLMLVTALNPHIGYENAAKIAKLAHAEGLSLKEAALRSGLLTEEQFDQYVVPAHMIHPKA, from the coding sequence TTGAACTACCGCATCGAAAAGGATACGTTGGGTGAAATCAAGGTACCGGCAGACCGTCTGTGGGGAGCGCAAACACAGCGCAGCAAGGAAAATTTTCCGATTGGCTCTGAGAAAATGCCATTAGAGGTCATACAGGCGTTCGCGGTGCTTAAAAAAAGCGCGGCGATCAGTAACTATAAGCTGGGTAAGCTATCACAGGAGAAGCAGGACGCCATTATTTATGCAGCGGACGAAATTCTCGCAGGGCGGGTTGATGACCATTTCCCGTTGGTTGTATGGCAGACAGGAAGCGGTACGCAGTCCAATATGAATGTAAATGAAGTGATTGCTCATCTGGGAAGCCAATGGTTACAAGAGCAGGGAAAAGATACGAAGCTGCATCCCAATGATGATGTAAACATGTCGCAAAGCTCAAATGATACGTTTCCTACGGCGCTTCATGTAGCGGGTGTCATTGCAGTTGAGGACCGTTTGTTGCCTGCCATTGATAAGCTGAAAGAGACTTTTCAACAGAAGTCAGAGCAATTCAAGGATATTATAAAAATTGGACGAACCCATTTACAAGATGCGACACCGCTGACGCTGGGGCAGGAAATAAGCGGCTGGTATGCCATGCTGGACAAGAGCAAGCGAATTATCATTGACACGGTGCAATACATGAAGGAGCTGGCGATTGGCGGAACCGCGGTGGGGACAGGAATTAACGCTCATCCAGAGTTCGGCTCCCGAACCTCTGCGGAAATTTCTAGTTTCACTGGCAAAACGTTCACTTCCGCACCCAATAAATTTCATGCACTGACCAGCCACGATGAAGTGGTGGCCGTACATGGAGCAGTCAAAGCGCTCGCGGCTGATTTGATGAAAATCGCCAATGATGTTCGCTGGCTGGCAAGTGGTCCGCGTAGCGGCTTGGGCGAAATCACGATTCCTGCTAACGAGCCAGGTAGCTCCATCATGCCAGGTAAGGTGAATCCGACTCAAAGTGAAGCACTGACGATGGTCGTTACGCAAGTAATGGGTAATGATGCAGCTATCGGCTTTGCTGCGAGTCAGGGTAATTTTGAACTGAACGTGTTTAAGCCAGTAATCATCTACAATTTTTTGCAATCTGTTCATTTGCTGGCCGATTCCATGATTGCTTTTAACGACAACTGTGCGATTGGCATCGAACCTGATCTCGCTAAAATTGAGCACAATTTGAATAATTCGCTGATGCTGGTGACGGCATTGAATCCACATATCGGATATGAAAATGCCGCTAAAATCGCCAAACTTGCTCATGCAGAAGGGCTGTCCCTAAAAGAAGCGGCACTCCGCAGCGGACTGTTGACTGAAGAACAGTTCGATCAATATGTTGTACCTGCGCATATGATTCATCCTAAAGCCTAA